ctgctgaagagtccaagggcaagaaaaatggaacacatagggtctattgggaagatggactcctgtacactgaggccagagaccccaaacctggtgccactaggagagtggtagtgcctcagtcgttcagaaagtttattctgaccttagcccatgatattccccttgctgggcatttgggacaaaccaagacgtgggagaggttagtcaaccacttctactggcccaatatgtcccagaaggttaaggagttttgcctctcctgccccacctgtcaatccagtggtaagacaggtgggcacccaaaggcccccctcattccacttccagtggtgggggtcccctttgaaagagtgggtgtggacatagttggtccactggaacctcccacagcctcaggaaatatgtacatcctagtagtagtggatcatgctactaggtatcctgaagctattccccttaggtcaactactgcccctgcagtagccaaggccctcataggtatctttaccagagtgggtttccctaaggaggtggtgtctgacagaggtaccaacttcatgtcagcatacctaaaacacatgtggaatgagtgtggagtgacttacaaattcactacaccataccatccacaaactaatggcttagttgagagattcaacaagacattaaaaggcatgatcatggggctcccagaaaaactcaaaaggagatgggatgtcctcttgccatgtctgctttttgcttacagagaggtgccacagaagggagtaggattctcaccctttgaacttctgtttagtcaccctgtaaggggaccacttgctcttgttaaagaaggctgggagagacctcttcatgagcctaaacaagacatagtggactatgtacttggccttcgctctagaatggcagagtacatggaaaaggcaaccaaaaaccttgaggccagccaacagctccagaagttttggtatgaccaaaaggctgcactggttgagttccaaccagggcagaaagtctgggttctggagcctgtggctcccagggcactccaggacaaatggagtggcccttacccagtgctagaaaggaagagtcaggtcacctacctggtggacctgggcacaagcaggagccccaagagggtgatccatgtgaaccgccttaagctcttccatgacagggctgatgtaaatctgttgatggtaacagatgaggatcaggaggcagagagtgaacctctccctgatcttctatcatcagacccaaaagatggctcagtagatggagtgatctactcagacaccctctctggccaacagcaagctgattgtaggagagtcctacaacagtttcctgaactcttctccttaacccctggtcagacacacctgtgtacccatgatgtggacacaggagacagcatgcctgtcaaaaacaaaatctttagacagtctgaccatgttaaggaaagcatcaaggtggaagtccacaagatgctggaattgggagtaattgagcgctctgacagcccctgggctagcccagtggtcttagtccccaaacctcacaccaaagatggaaagaaagagatgaggttttgtgtggactacagagggctcaactctgtcaccaagacagatgctcatccaattcctagagctgatgagctcatagacaaattaggtgctgccaaattcgtAAGTACCttcgacttgacagcagggtactggcaaataaaaatggcacctggagcaaaagagaaaacagcattctccacacctgatgggcattatcagtttactgttatgccctttggtttaaagaatgcccctgccaccttccaaaggttggtgaatcaagcccttgctggcttggagtcctttagcacagcttatcttgatgatattgctgtctttagctccacctggcaggatcacctggtccacctgaagaaggttttgaaggctctgcaatctgcaggcctctctatcaaggcatccaaatgccagatagggcagggaactgtggtttacttgggccaccttgtaggtggaggccaagttcagccactccaacccaagatccagactattctggactgggtagctccaaaaacccagactcaagtcagggcattccttggcttgactgggtattacaggaggtttgtgaagggatatggatccattgtgacagccctcactgaactcacctccaagaaaatgcccaagaaagtgaactggactgtggaatgccaacaggcctttgacaccctgaaacaagcaatgtgctcagcaccagttctaaaagctccagattattctaagcagttcattgtgcagacagatgcctctgaacatgggataggggcagttttgtcccaaacaaatgatgatggccttgaccagcctgttgctttcattagcaggaggttactccccagggagcagcgttggagtgccattgagagggaggcctttgctgtggtttggtccctgaagaagctgagaccatacctctttgggactcacttcctagttcaaactgaccacagacctctcaaatggctgatgcaaatgaaaggtgaaaatcctaaactgttgaggtggtccatctccctacagggaatggactttatagtggaacacagacctgggactgcccatgccaatgcagatggcctttccaggttcttccacttagaaaatgaagactctcttgggaaaggttagtctcatcctctttcgtttgggggggggggggggttgtgtaaggaaatgcctccttggcatggttgccccctgactttttgcctttgctgatgctatgtttacaattgaaagtgtgctgaggcctgctaaccaggccccagcaccagtgttctttccctaacctgtacttttgtatccacaattggcagaccctggcatccagataagtcccttgtaactggtacttctagtaccaagggccctgatgccaaggaaggtccctaagggctgcagcatgtcttatgccaccctggagacctctcactcagcacagacacactgcttgccagcttgtgtgtgctagtgaggacaaaacgagtaagtcgacatggcactcccctcagggtgccatgccagcctctcactgcctatgcagtataggtaagacacccctctagcaggccttacagccctaaggcagggtgcactataccataggtgagggtaccagtgcatgagcactgtacccctacagtgtctaagcaaaaccttcgacattgtaagtgcagggtagccataagagtatatggtctgggagtctgttttacacgaactccacagcaccataatggctacactgaaaactgggaagtttggtatcaaacttctcagcacaataaatgcacactgatgccagtgtacattttattgcaaaatacaccccagagggcaccttagaggtgccccctgaaacttaaccgactatctgtgtaggcagactagttccagcagcctgccacactagagacatgttgctggccccatggggagagtgcctttgtcactctgaggccagtaacaaagcctgcactgggtggagatgctaacacctcccccaggcaggagctgtaacacctggcggtgagcctcaaagtctcacccctttgtcacagcaccgcaggacactccagctagtggagttgcccgccccctccggccccggcccccacttttggcggcaaggccggagaaaataatgagaataacaaggaggagtcactggccagtcaggacagcccctaaggtgtcctgagctgaggtgactaacttttagaaatcctccatcttgcagatggaggattcccccaatagggttaggattgtgaccccctccccttgggaggaggcacaaagagggtgtacccaccctcagggctagtagccattggctactaaccccccagacctaaacacgcccttaaatttagaatttaagggctaccgtgaaccctagaaaattagattcctgcaacaacaagaagaaggactgcctagctgaaaacccctgcagaggaagaccagaagacaacaactgccttggctccagaaactcaccggcctgtctcctgccttccaaagaactctgctccagcgacgccttccaaagggaccagcgacctctgcatcctctgaggactgccctgcttcgacgacgacaagaaactcctgaggacagcggacctgctccaaaaagactgcaactttatccaaaggagcagctttaaagaaccctgcaatctccccgcaagaagcgtgagacttgcaacactgcacccggcgaccccgactcggctggtggagaaccaacacctcagggaggacccccagactactctacgactgtgagtaccaaaacctgtcccccctgagcccccacagcgccgcctgcagagggaatcccgaggcttcccctgaccgcgactctctgaaacctaagtcccgacgcctggaaaagaccctgcacccgcagcccccaggaccggaaggaccggactttcactgcagaagtgacccccaggagtccctctcccttgcccaagtggaggtttccccgaggaagcccccccttgcctgcctgcagcgctgaagagatcccttgatctctcatcgacttacattgcgaacccgatgcttgttctaacactgcacccggccgcccccgcgccgctgagggtgaaatttctgtgtgggcttgtgtcccccccggtgccctacaaaacccccctggtctgccctccgaagacgcgggtatttacctgcaagcagaccggaaccggggcacccccttctctccattatagcctatgcgttttgggcaccactttgaactctgcacctgaccggccctgagctgctggtgtggtaactttggggttgctctgaacccccaacggtgggctaccttggaccaagaactgaaccctgtaagtgtcttacttacctggtaaaactaacaaaaacttacctcccccaggaactgtgaaaattgcactgtgtccacttttaaagtagctatttgtgaataacttgaaaagtatacatgcaattgaaatgattcaaagttcctaatgtacttacctgcaatacctttcaaacaagatattacatgttaaatttgaacctgtggttcttaaaataaactaagaaaagatatttttctataacaaaacctattggctggatttgtctctgagtgtgtgtacctcatttattgtctatgtgtatgtacaacaaatgcttaacactactccttggataagcctactgctcgaccacactaccacaaaatagagcattagtattatctctttttaccactattttacctctaaggggaacccttggactctgtgcatgctattccttactttgaaatagcacatacagagccaacttcctacagggagcctctggatcctctctgcaggcgtcgctgtgggggtccagggggtcgtctcaggctactcatgggctcgcagtcgccggggagtcctccctgtggtgtctgttctctggatctcgagcagggggcattgggtgcagagtgtgaagtctcacacttccagcgggaagagtgaggtctttggaagttgcagaaaagttgcaagaatgttgctgttgttgagcagagctgctgctcacggagtttcttggtcctggggttcagggcagccctctgaggcttcagaggtcgctggtccctgtcggatgcgtcgttgATTGCAGGTTTTCAagttaggagacaggccggtagggctggggccaaagcagttgttgtcttccgtcgtctctgcagggcttgtaggtcagcagtccttcttgtttcaggttgcaggaatctgatttcctgggttctgcccctaaatactcaatttagggttgtgtttaagtctggggggcagtagccaatggctactgtccttgagggtagctacaccctctttctgcctcctccctgaggggaggggggcacatccctattcctattgggggaatcctccaaaataaagatggaggatttctaaaggcaggggtcacctcagctcaggacaccttaggggctgtcctgactggtaggtgactcctccttgtttttctcatcatcccctccggacttgccgccaaaagtggggctgtgtccagggggcggtcatctccactagctggagtgccctggggcattgtaacacgaagcctgagcctttgaagctcactgctaggtgttacagttcctgcaggggggaggtgtgaagcacctccacccagagcaggctttgtttctggcctcagagggcacaaaggcactctccccatggggtcagaaactcgcctctcagcagcaggctggcacagaccagtcagtcatgcactgaacaattgggtaaaatacagggggcatctctaagatgccctctatgtgcattttttaataaatccaacactggcatcagtgtgggtttattattctgagacgtttgataccaaacttcccagtattcagtgtagccattatggagatgtggagttcgttttgacaaactcccagaccatatactcaatatggccacaactgtacttacaatgtctaagaatagacttagacactgtaggggcatattgctcatgcagctatgccctcacctggggtatagggcaccctgccttagggctgtaaggcctgctaggggggtgacttacctatgccacaggcatcattttgtgtgcatggcaccctgagggggatgccatgtcaactttgcttttttctccccaccaacacacacaatctgcaagggcagtgtgcatgtgttaggtgaggggtcccttagggtggcacaacatatgccccttggggaccttccctggtcacagggcccttggtaccagaggtaccagttacaagggacttatctggatgccagggtgtgcaaaatgtggaaacaatggtacattttaggtgaaagaacactggtgctggggcctggttagcacaatcccagcacacttctcagtcaagtcagcatcagtatcaggcaaaaaggggagggggggtaactgcaacagggagccattttcctacagcgtCGTATGTACATTATACATCAATATATAAAAACCACCAGGGTATGTTGTAAGTGTATGAAGAGACGCCAAGACATACAAGATGACTCAGTGATGTACACATTACATTGGTGTGAAGAGGACTGAGGGTTTTAGCTTTTGGTGTGACAAGAGACGCAGTTAGCTTGTAACAGTTCCCCGTCTCTAAACATTCGTTTTTGGCGTCCCCCTGACAGGGAGGTCCATTCACGTGCAACATTCTGCAGAAGGTCCCAAGAAAAGAAAAGCTGACCCTGAGTTACTTGCATATTACGACAGCCGCCCTGAGTGTACATTTGTAACATGTAGTGTATGCTTCTGTCATTACAATTCTCTGACGTCCATTTAAACCAATCTCATCATAACTGTTATAGATTTACGGTTTCATGTTTCTGCTGCCCACCTGGGGCTCCCCCTGCTTGAAGGTCTAAAGTGCTTAGAGATTAGAGAGAGTGCAAGTGATTGGGAGTGGCCTCTGCTGAGACTGTTTGAGACAGGGCAGGCTATAGATTCAGTGTTACAAGTACGTGCACAGACTCTGTGGATGGGTCACGGAAGAACATCAAAGACCGAGGGATGACGGggacataaataaacacacttgtctATATTAATAAGGATATGCAGCAATGATCTGTGTTAGAAAGGGGTGTTTCTATCAGGAGTGTGTGGAGTGTTTGTGCGTGTACTACTTGGACCTGTATTTGGTCTTCATGCACAATGTACATTAATGCACGTGTCTGTGGGCACCAGCACAACCCCAGGACTTACCCCATCCTGCCATAGGCCTTGCTGTACCCAGGATCGATGGCAATGGCTCGCTCACAGTCCCGCACTGCCCCCACGTAGTTTCCCAGCTTGCTGTAGGCTGCGGCTCTGTTAGAAGAGATTGAAGGCTTTCAGAACTTatgctagcgcttcgatgctctatgtgagccggaatgcgctttatagaTCCAATATACATACagaaccagtcccaggaaggcagaggctACTAGTTTGTTCGCTCTGTGCGTTTGGGTCTGGGATTTAGTTCTTTAATATTAAAGTAACAATTGTTGTAGCCATTTTTAGGGGTTTCTTTCGAAATATGAGACAAAACGTATATGTGGTCTGGTAGATCCGAGGATCAGCTTTGAATAAAATCACAAACTGAAATAAAGGGTCAGTTTGAATGATAAAAGAAGCAAACTACACAAAAGAATGCAGAATATTTGCAATAATGGGAACATGCTGACGGTGCACAAACAGGTTTGTAAGAGAGGGGAATGCCCTGGGAGAGTGGGCGTACAAATCAAGCTTGAAGCATGGGGCGCGGGCACAGTTTGTGGCAAGAAGGGCTGTGCTGAACAATTAAAGGCAGAACCTCAGGCAGCAGCTTCCTGGGTAAAACCAGGGCACAGAACAGATTTGATCAGTGATGTAAACCACCCATCTCAGTAGCGACGGCTGCACGGACCATGGTCACCGCTCTACCCAGGGACACAGTAAACACGTCTAGGGGAGAGTCTGGGGCTGAAAAATTCAGGTGAGCGAGATGTAGCCCCAGGAGAGTGTTTAATGGTGGACTGAAAAGGAGGGGAGAGGCTAAAAAGAATGAAGACAGCAGTACCTGTTACAAAAGTAAACTGCGTTGCTGGGATTTAACTCTAACGCTTTTGTGTAGCAAGAAACTGCAGCTTCAAAGTTTTCAGTTTTCATATGCTCATTtcctaaagagaaaaaaaaaagaaaacagatgaGCTTACACCTATTAAGAGTGGAAAAAGATAAAATAGAATTCAtggaaaagagaaaaggcactgaggccctcattacaaccctggcggacggcggaaaaAGGGcaataagaccgcaaacaggccagcggtcattaccaccccattatgacattggcggtttggcttatgccaaaccgccaatgtcctgcACTGTCCGccacggtatcaggaccccgcatatcgccatggatttcgtggggtattgtaccgccacgaaatccatggcggtatgtaccatcagtgccagggaatttgttccctggcactgattgtggtctccccctcccccctctcctgagtcctcccccaacacccacgacccccctaccgccccccaaaggtggtaggacccccctccccacccctgccccccgcaaccccatggaaacccacacacataccccccacaccccACTACATGCACgcttacaccactcacacacatacccacgCACATACATATATGTTACATTtccccatacacacattacaccccccgcatgcatacacgcactcacacaacccctctacacactcacgcacacccccatgcacgcacacaacaccccccaccccctcccctaacagacgatcaccttacatgGTCCGTTGATCCCcctggagggaacgggatccatgggggctgctccgccgccagcaccccgtcaccagaacaccgccatgccgaatactgggtcgtattacggtgggtggtgttctgatgacgtggcggtgacagaGGATCAGTCTCCACtacaccgccaaccgccagtatggggtcaccagcagtcataatgtggttggcggaagaccgccaaggttgaaatgagggcctgagtgtggagATACTGCTTACCTTTCTTCAACAAGACCACAAGCACCACTAGAAGGCAAACCAGAGGCAATGACACGCATCCACCAAGCAGAGTGGggtacacaaccacacacaaagggggtcCACCCGCAACACTTCGGAAAATAAGCACAGGCAACGTGGAGAGGGACAGCACCACCACTTCAACAGGAGACTCCACCAACAAAAGTTGAACAGGGCTGTGGCGGGGGAGAGATACAGCTGACACTAGAGCAGAGAAGGACTCTGCAGACGTCTAACCAGAGAGGGCCTAGACCCACTAGTCACGGGAGTCGAGGCACACGCCCATCTTTAGAAGAACAGTCACCAAATGAGGAGTGGTGAAGCCCTTCAACTCCTGACACAAAGGCCCAGTAATGGAGCAAGAGGGGGACTTCCATTAAGATGTGGTTTAGTGACAGCCACCGACATGTCCCTGCAAACGTCTCACACCTATCAATACGCCACAGCAGGCATTAAACTTACTGTCTCAAAAACAGGAGTCTATTGTAGAAACCCCACATTGCCCACAGAATGTTTTGATCTGATGCACATTAACTTCTAACAGTTTTAAGATCCTTCCATCATAATAAGGATGCAACAATGTACTTGCTCAACATGAGGGGTGGTAACGTGCATTTCTCTCCTACCTTCTGATTTTAACCGCTCGGCTTCAGCTGCATCTTCTTCTAAAGGTGAAGCAGGTTCTGAAGAGATTCGGACAAAAGGCGTTTCCTGTAAGAAGAGATTTGCATGAAAAAGTGAGAAGAAGTGATACCAACATTCTGGGTTTTTGTGGCAGGGGAATATTGGCCCCATCTGTGTGGTGTCATGGACACTGGAGGACTGTCCTGAGATGAAACAATGCGGTGCTGGTAAAACCATTGGTCTGTTTTGCCttgaacactgctggagcatctcAAAGTAGGAACAGCAACCCTGCACGGcgtgaaaaatcataaaaattttactagacctgcaggtgaaGTAACTTACATAATCTATACAACCTAACTGCAATGTatttgaccctttttttttttttttttttaattctcacatatggttgcaccttcaaatatgtgagctcagcatttctacagtataaaaaaaactcttttgtttgattaagtagactaaagtttgctgcatgtaccacaagaatctagcccacacacccatgaggtctagccacataacctaggactttttagtttactaacaacattgtcaTCGGGGCAGGAGTGTTGCTCAGttggtttaaacactcaattttaataaatacattactaaaccatgatgtggtaaaattttgtcatctacacacagtaactttccaagaaatgtccaaaaaccgttCCGCTAACTTgcagatttactgataaaactatgtagtgtattaacaatctgtgaaaattgggaatCACAAAACATGTCTTTTGCacatcaacacgtaaagtattctgatttgttttcatccttttaaaatattttttcatcacacagaaatattaaaaagggctttcacaactactgaaatatattctgaaatgtttgcacagttgacttagtcatttaaatgttgtgtgttagaaaaaaaactgacaacctatatacttttattttacattctaagcagcaggtcacagttcaccttacaaaagcctgaactctgcagtcagaaggaaaattaattgtaaaaaagctgacttttgacctctgtctgtgagcaTAAGAACATATtttaaggcatcttttattgccctccACTttccaactgaacagaacacctgttcagtgtccacTCCAGAGGGgccgagtaagtattaaaaatagctcgacctgatcaaataagacgcACCAATGCGAGtgtcgagtggatttttcgagccgtGTAATGCATACATGGAACATGCTGGTCTAATGAGCACTCAATCtacaattaaaaactaaaaaagtaCTAGGCTGGTCCTTAAAGCACTGCAGCAGGAGGTTTTGCCGATCagaccaaacaagcatttgcaatgcaataggtctcgtatttgtgagggttagagctactggcgttgtaaatgacgatgtcttttacctatgtgttttgcttTCGAGTGTAGTGGAAGCATGCCAGGTGCCACTGCATCGCTCCCAGGCCTGTCCCTGGagaagagaggacacaacaaaGCCACCATCTTGGGaatgtttttgcctcattctttcAGACGGGCTGTTATACCCTAGAGAtgtaaccctttctagtgtgtttgccTAAACATTTATAGTGTAGCACCAAACGAGCCACCTTTGCAGCATTTATCCCtcagaatgagggggtcaaaagaggagcaaaaaaaaaaaaaaaggggggcaaccatatgtttgtgtgtgttaaacttttaaaggaattattcctctacatagGCAATGCCAGgctaacttttaaaaacactgactgtatacaaagagaataacagaagagacatcttaactgcaaatgaattatagtgattttgttaggaATGGCGCCTGCTTTGCAGCGCTTTGAAATGGCAgaccctgtattaccaagcgctatttaaataaaaaaaggagttattctcagactgccccaacacgcaccaaacAAACAACCTTAGGAGAGGATGTGCCCTAAGGACCAGagatgccaactttggagctggggaacacagttcaaGTCTCGGCGCCggtttaacatcctgtgattctgggcaaatcatgtaaCCTCCCCTTGTACCAAAAATGAACGtgttcttgtgtaacgtaactggtgcacatgtaaagcgctgtaatacctttgtatcgggtttgcgctatataaagctgcaaacaaacaaaaaaaaaagcacttcaATGTCTTCGcgtcgagtttgcgctacataaacctgcaaataaaaaaaaacacagacaacgCAAAGAAACCGCAAGATGCCAGAAACCAAGGAAGATGAAACAACATACAGCCACGCTACGTGAAACAGCGAGGCCACGGAAAATAATAGTGAGCTGAGAAAAAGGCTGGTGAGTAATAATGGCAACAATTCAAGAAAGATCCATCTCCTCATGAAAGTGACCAGATGGCTCCAAGGTGcacgcaaaaaaacaaaataaacaaaacacaaaactctgaATCTAAGTTTATGTAATAAGAGGGAAGAGCAGCAGATGCTGGGGCGGTAACTTGCTCTCGTCGATGAAGCACCTGAAGACACTGCACACGAGTGTACCCGGACTGGTCTCTTCGCTGGTGGA
This portion of the Pleurodeles waltl isolate 20211129_DDA chromosome 12, aPleWal1.hap1.20221129, whole genome shotgun sequence genome encodes:
- the LOC138266982 gene encoding small glutamine-rich tetratricopeptide repeat-containing protein alpha-like is translated as MEDKKRLAYSIIQFLHDQLQNGGLSSDAQESLEVAIQCLETAFGVSMEERELAVAPSLPEIFAAATLKETPFVRISSEPASPLEEDAAEAERLKSEGNEHMKTENFEAAVSCYTKALELNPSNAVYFCNRAAAYSKLGNYVGAVRDCERAIAIDPGYSKAYGRMG